One segment of Methyloterricola oryzae DNA contains the following:
- a CDS encoding MarC family protein, with amino-acid sequence MSIVDPVGAIPVFLYLTVSRSPEVRRRIAFNCASAVSLVLLGALLAGEHVLCLFSISVPAFQIAGGVLIMTMGTSMLHASPDRSRHTPQERLLSYDKASIAVVPLGILLLGGPGAMSAIIVYAHEKCSCWQHYLLVSLAIGTVAVAVLAALWMAPMIASKLGKTGVNVITRVMGLITFSIAVECIAKGLTELFPALGKPA; translated from the coding sequence ATGTCCATCGTCGATCCGGTTGGCGCCATCCCCGTTTTCCTTTATCTGACGGTGAGCCGATCGCCGGAAGTGCGCCGACGCATCGCATTCAATTGCGCATCGGCGGTCAGCCTGGTTTTGCTTGGGGCGCTCCTTGCGGGTGAACACGTGTTGTGCTTGTTCAGCATCAGCGTGCCGGCATTCCAGATAGCCGGCGGGGTGCTGATCATGACGATGGGCACATCGATGCTGCATGCGTCGCCAGACCGGTCGCGGCACACGCCGCAAGAACGCCTGCTGTCCTACGACAAGGCGTCCATCGCCGTGGTGCCTCTGGGAATTCTACTGTTGGGCGGTCCCGGCGCGATGAGCGCCATCATCGTCTATGCACACGAGAAATGCTCTTGCTGGCAGCATTACCTGTTGGTCAGTTTGGCCATTGGCACTGTAGCCGTTGCAGTGCTGGCGGCACTTTGGATGGCGCCTATGATCGCTTCGAAACTAGGCAAGACCGGCGTTAACGTGATTACGCGCGTCATGGGCTTGATCACCTTTTCCATTGCGGTGGAATGCATCGCAAAAGGATTGACCGAACTGTTTCCCGCTCTGGGAAAACCCGCCTGA
- a CDS encoding slipin family protein, with the protein MITTSVIVAVFILAGFRIANEYERGVVFRLGRFRMIKGPGLYWIIPLIEWQKLLDIRTRTVTVERQETITKDSVTVKVDAVLWYRVTDVSKAVIAVENYSLAVHQIALTSLRNIFGQHLLDEVLKERNAINQALQAIVDATTEDWGIKVEMVEMKDVEIPEAMQRAMAREAEAVREKRARLIKAEAEQEASLKLSEGARQIAENPIALELRRMQMIAEVGAEHNTTTIVLMPSDFVNLAQDWSSVFRAKSRKVEEQ; encoded by the coding sequence ATGATCACAACCAGCGTCATTGTTGCCGTGTTTATTCTGGCCGGATTTCGGATCGCCAATGAATATGAACGAGGCGTTGTTTTTAGGCTGGGTCGATTTCGGATGATCAAAGGTCCAGGTCTTTACTGGATCATTCCGCTGATTGAATGGCAGAAGCTGCTCGATATTAGAACCCGTACCGTGACGGTCGAGCGCCAGGAAACCATCACCAAGGACAGCGTCACCGTCAAGGTGGACGCGGTGCTGTGGTATCGAGTTACTGATGTTTCAAAAGCCGTCATCGCCGTCGAGAACTATTCCCTCGCCGTTCACCAAATCGCACTGACGAGCCTTCGCAACATTTTTGGCCAACATCTGCTGGACGAAGTGCTGAAGGAGCGCAATGCCATCAACCAAGCCCTCCAGGCTATCGTCGATGCTACGACCGAAGACTGGGGCATCAAGGTAGAGATGGTGGAAATGAAAGATGTTGAGATACCCGAAGCCATGCAGCGGGCCATGGCACGAGAAGCTGAAGCTGTCCGTGAGAAGCGGGCTCGGCTGATCAAGGCCGAAGCCGAACAAGAAGCCTCATTGAAACTCTCAGAGGGCGCCCGACAAATCGCGGAGAATCCCATCGCGCTCGAACTGCGCCGAATGCAGATGATCGCCGAGGTGGGTGCCGAGCACAACACGACCACCATCGTGTTGATGCCTTCCGACTTCGTGAATCTGGCTCAGGATTGGTCGTCCGTATTCAGGGCGAAATCTCGTAAAGTGGAAGAGCAGTGA
- a CDS encoding DUF2076 domain-containing protein: MPPQEQEILNRFLTQLASVPVSNFDADAERLINESVAKQPHAAYLLVQRALLLEQALNRSQAELARLQADRAGSRDGFLSENPWAARPDSAPSQNAVPGTANYQVPRAAPGNSWAPAPSSGTSSFLGNIATTAAGVVAGSFLFQGIENLLGHHQNGGGWLSSSNGLGNPVAEETVINNYYGDSSPSEFAQNDDDSFLANDDFSYDSDESSWV, encoded by the coding sequence ATGCCACCGCAAGAGCAAGAGATCCTCAATCGATTCCTGACCCAGCTAGCCTCGGTACCGGTCTCAAACTTCGATGCCGATGCGGAGCGCCTGATTAACGAAAGCGTGGCCAAGCAACCGCATGCAGCCTATCTGCTGGTGCAGCGTGCGCTATTGCTGGAGCAGGCCTTGAACCGTTCTCAGGCAGAACTTGCCAGGCTTCAGGCTGACCGAGCCGGAAGCCGCGATGGATTCTTGAGCGAAAACCCTTGGGCGGCTCGACCCGACAGCGCGCCTAGCCAAAATGCAGTGCCCGGAACCGCGAATTATCAGGTTCCGCGCGCTGCGCCAGGTAACAGCTGGGCACCTGCCCCTTCCAGTGGCACATCGAGTTTCCTGGGCAACATCGCCACCACGGCAGCGGGCGTCGTCGCGGGATCATTTCTGTTTCAGGGTATCGAGAACCTGCTTGGGCATCATCAAAACGGCGGCGGCTGGTTATCGAGCAGCAATGGCCTGGGAAATCCGGTGGCTGAGGAAACGGTCATCAATAATTACTACGGGGATTCATCTCCTAGCGAGTTTGCGCAGAATGACGATGACAGCTTTCTGGCCAACGATGATTTCAGCTATGACAGTGACGAATCGAGTTGGGTTTGA